The Geodermatophilaceae bacterium NBWT11 genome has a segment encoding these proteins:
- a CDS encoding oxidoreductase, producing MAAPARPRRARRPRARPRRPPPPARRPRRPRRPDRLTPHHGPAGAASAPVRRSSPHRWGRPVTAVAARPLEVPTAPDTHPGRRARRDAAIRLSSLAVLWSGLLLVSYWWATGGGFQALGSWAAGLTSTGRLTGLLASDLLLVQLLLMARVPALERAFGQDRLAALHRLVGFSSFTLMVAHIGLITWGYAAGELSAAPGELWDLTVTYPGMLLAAAGTLCLVMVVVTSVRAARRRLRYESWHLLHLYAYLGVGLALPHQLWTGQDFLASPARTVFWWTSWAAAAGAVLVWRVAVPLVRSTRSALRVTSVVAEGDGVVSVTMAARRGRRVVAEAGQFFSFRFLAGAGWTRAHPYSLSAAPDGHTLRITVAEVGDGSAALRHLRPGTRVLVEGPYGRLSERARTRRRVALIGAGVGITPLRALAEGMSYAPGEVAVLQRYRDRPLFQREFEQLVDDRGLQLFWLPGHRRAQGSWLGHGVGDADDVTALTWWVPDIADRDVYVCGPGPWADDVVRTATAAGVPADRIHVESFGW from the coding sequence ATGGCAGCACCAGCTCGTCCACGACGAGCCCGTCGACCACGAGCCCGACCACGTCGTCCCCCGCCACCAGCGCGCCGGCCACGGCGTCCCCGACGACCTGACCGACTCACCCCCCACCACGGACCAGCAGGAGCAGCCAGTGCACCAGTCAGGCGCTCGTCCCCGCACCGGTGGGGGCGCCCGGTGACCGCCGTTGCGGCCCGCCCGCTCGAGGTCCCCACCGCACCGGACACCCACCCGGGGCGCCGGGCCCGCCGCGACGCCGCGATCCGCCTGAGCTCGCTGGCCGTGCTGTGGTCCGGTCTGCTGCTGGTCAGCTACTGGTGGGCCACCGGCGGCGGGTTCCAGGCGCTGGGCTCCTGGGCCGCCGGACTGACCTCCACCGGCCGGCTGACCGGTCTGCTGGCCTCGGACCTGCTGCTCGTGCAGCTGCTGCTGATGGCCCGGGTACCGGCGCTCGAGCGCGCGTTCGGGCAGGACCGGCTCGCTGCGCTGCACCGGCTGGTGGGGTTCAGCTCCTTCACCCTGATGGTCGCCCACATCGGGCTGATCACCTGGGGGTACGCCGCCGGTGAGCTCAGCGCAGCACCGGGTGAGCTGTGGGACCTCACCGTGACCTACCCGGGCATGCTGCTGGCGGCCGCAGGCACTCTGTGCCTCGTCATGGTGGTGGTGACCAGCGTGCGGGCGGCCCGGCGGCGCCTGCGCTACGAGTCCTGGCACCTGCTGCACCTCTACGCCTACCTGGGCGTCGGGCTGGCCCTGCCGCACCAGCTGTGGACCGGGCAGGACTTCCTCGCCTCCCCGGCCCGCACCGTCTTCTGGTGGACGTCCTGGGCCGCGGCGGCCGGGGCGGTGCTCGTCTGGCGGGTGGCCGTGCCGCTGGTCCGCAGCACCCGCTCGGCGCTGCGGGTCACCTCGGTCGTGGCCGAGGGCGACGGCGTGGTGTCGGTGACGATGGCCGCCCGCCGGGGACGCAGGGTGGTCGCCGAGGCCGGCCAGTTCTTCTCCTTCCGGTTCCTGGCCGGTGCGGGATGGACCCGCGCGCACCCCTACTCGCTGTCCGCCGCGCCCGATGGCCACACCCTGCGGATCACGGTCGCCGAGGTCGGCGACGGCAGCGCCGCCCTGCGCCACCTGCGGCCGGGCACCCGGGTGCTGGTCGAGGGCCCCTACGGCCGGCTGTCCGAGCGGGCCCGCACCCGCCGCCGGGTCGCCCTCATAGGGGCCGGGGTGGGGATCACCCCGCTGCGGGCCCTGGCCGAGGGGATGTCCTACGCCCCCGGGGAGGTCGCCGTCCTGCAGCGCTACCGGGACCGCCCGCTGTTCCAGCGCGAGTTCGAGCAGCTCGTCGACGACCGCGGCCTGCAGCTGTTCTGGCTGCCGGGCCACCGCCGGGCCCAGGGGTCCTGGCTCGGCCACGGGGTCGGCGATGCCGACGACGTGACCGCGCTGACCTGGTGGGTGCCCGACATCGCCGACCGCGACGTCTACGTCTGCGGTCCCGGTCCCTGGGCCGATGACGTCGTCCGCACCGCCACGGCGGCCGGCGTCCCGGCCGACCGCATCCACGTCGAGAGCTTCGGTTGGTGA
- a CDS encoding response regulator transcription factor, with translation MTIRVLLADDQVLIRSGFAALIGSAEDLVVVGEAGDGATAVDLARSLRPDVVLMDVRMPGTDGLSATRQITADPDLVDVRVVVLTTFEADEIVLDALRAGASGFLGKSVEPEELLEAVRVVAGGDALLSPRATRSLIARFLAAPDTAAPRPGAAPASLAALTDREREMVAQAALGLSNDEIAAQQFLSPLTVKTHLNRAMSKLDVRDRAQLVVLAYQSGLVRVGDTGAP, from the coding sequence GTGACCATCCGCGTGCTGCTGGCTGACGACCAGGTGCTCATCCGGTCCGGGTTCGCCGCGCTCATCGGCAGCGCCGAGGACCTCGTGGTGGTCGGGGAGGCCGGCGACGGCGCGACCGCGGTCGACCTCGCCCGCTCCTTGCGGCCCGACGTCGTGCTCATGGACGTCCGCATGCCCGGCACGGACGGTCTGTCGGCGACCCGTCAGATCACCGCCGACCCCGACCTGGTCGACGTCCGCGTGGTCGTGTTGACCACCTTCGAGGCCGACGAGATCGTGCTGGACGCCCTGCGCGCCGGCGCCAGCGGGTTCCTGGGCAAGAGCGTGGAACCCGAGGAGCTGCTCGAGGCCGTCCGGGTGGTCGCCGGCGGGGACGCACTGCTGTCCCCGCGGGCCACCCGCAGCCTCATCGCCCGGTTCCTCGCCGCCCCCGACACCGCCGCACCCCGCCCCGGTGCGGCGCCGGCGTCGCTGGCGGCGCTGACGGACCGCGAGCGGGAGATGGTCGCCCAGGCCGCGCTCGGCCTCAGCAACGACGAGATCGCCGCCCAGCAGTTCCTGTCCCCGCTCACGGTCAAGACCCACCTGAACCGGGCGATGAGCAAGCTCGACGTCCGGGACCGCGCCCAGCTGGTCGTGCTGGCCTACCAGAGCGGCCTGGTCCGCGTCGGGGACACCGGCGCCCCGTAG
- a CDS encoding two-component sensor histidine kinase has translation MWPLLTRANRWAAQHPRVADAVLAALALAVALGGLTGGRDRGRGGGGLTGLDGLDAVGGAGSSLSAGAVVLLVLASAVLLARRAYPVPVAVVSAGAVVGAVLMGGADPLVSAPLLVALFTLGWLATLRTTVLTVVVAGFGYVLALAAAQGVFLDERGDSPALTVLALGGAAAAAGVALRGQRSALAAARARAAQAESTREEEAQRRVTDERLRIARELHDVVAHHIAVVNVQAGVAKHLMHRDPQQAEHALTLVREASKSVLTELTSVVGLLRTDGGDGPAAPAPGLARLPALVDDMRSAGLALDWRVTGESADLLPVADLTAYRVVQEALTNAVKYGDGQATLLVDHGAREVTIDVVNTFSPRPAPVGGGHGLIGMRERVDAVGGGLAAGPDGAGGWRVRATVPRGTV, from the coding sequence ATGTGGCCCCTGCTGACCCGGGCGAACCGGTGGGCGGCCCAGCACCCCCGCGTCGCCGACGCCGTGCTGGCCGCGCTGGCGCTGGCCGTGGCCCTGGGCGGGTTGACCGGCGGCCGGGACCGCGGCCGCGGCGGGGGAGGCCTGACCGGGCTGGACGGCCTGGACGCCGTGGGGGGAGCCGGGAGCTCCCTCTCGGCCGGTGCGGTGGTGCTGCTCGTGCTCGCCTCGGCGGTGCTGCTGGCCCGCCGTGCCTACCCGGTCCCGGTGGCCGTTGTTTCGGCCGGAGCGGTGGTGGGTGCGGTGCTGATGGGTGGCGCCGACCCCCTGGTGTCGGCCCCGCTGCTGGTCGCACTGTTCACCCTGGGGTGGTTGGCGACCCTGCGGACCACCGTGCTCACCGTCGTCGTCGCCGGGTTCGGTTACGTCCTGGCCCTGGCCGCCGCGCAGGGGGTGTTCCTGGACGAGCGCGGGGACTCCCCGGCCCTGACCGTGCTGGCCCTGGGTGGGGCGGCCGCGGCCGCCGGCGTGGCGCTGCGCGGGCAGCGGTCGGCATTGGCGGCGGCGCGGGCCCGGGCCGCGCAGGCCGAGAGCACCCGGGAGGAGGAGGCGCAGCGCCGGGTCACCGACGAGCGGCTGCGGATCGCCCGCGAGCTGCACGACGTCGTCGCCCACCACATCGCGGTGGTGAACGTGCAGGCCGGCGTCGCCAAGCACCTGATGCACCGCGACCCGCAGCAGGCCGAGCACGCCTTGACCCTGGTGCGAGAGGCGAGCAAGAGCGTGCTGACCGAGCTGACCTCCGTCGTCGGACTGCTGCGCACGGACGGCGGCGACGGACCGGCCGCCCCCGCCCCCGGACTGGCCAGGCTCCCGGCCCTGGTCGACGACATGCGCTCGGCCGGGCTCGCCCTGGACTGGCGGGTCACTGGTGAGTCGGCCGACCTGCTCCCGGTCGCCGACCTCACCGCCTACCGCGTCGTGCAGGAGGCCTTGACCAACGCGGTGAAGTACGGCGACGGGCAGGCCACCCTGCTCGTCGACCACGGGGCGAGGGAGGTCACCATCGACGTCGTGAACACCTTCTCCCCCCGCCCGGCTCCGGTCGGCGGCGGGCACGGCCTCATCGGCATGCGGGAGCGGGTCGACGCCGTCGGCGGTGGGCTGGCCGCCGGGCCTGACGGCGCTGGTGGCTGGCGGGTGCGAGCCACGGTCCCGCGGGGCACGGTGTGA
- a CDS encoding DedA family protein produces the protein MSALSTVADAATGLVDAAGDAGLALVMAVEAVLPVPSEVVLPLVGSQVAAGQLSYPGAVLAATLGSTLGAWVVFLVGRAGGRTRVQQVSRLIGLDARRWDHLESWFDRRGAWVVLLGRLVPGVRVLVNLPAGSLGMPTARFLALTAVGSALWNAAWIGAGATLGRYGETVLAAVADARPAVLLAAAFGLVAVLARQSRVRAVFG, from the coding sequence ATGAGCGCGCTGAGCACCGTCGCCGACGCGGCGACCGGACTCGTGGACGCTGCCGGGGATGCCGGGCTGGCCCTCGTCATGGCCGTGGAAGCCGTGCTTCCCGTCCCCTCGGAGGTCGTGCTGCCCCTGGTCGGCAGCCAGGTGGCAGCGGGGCAGCTGTCCTACCCGGGTGCTGTCCTCGCCGCGACGCTCGGGTCGACCCTGGGGGCCTGGGTCGTCTTCCTGGTCGGCCGGGCAGGAGGCCGCACGCGGGTCCAGCAGGTGTCCCGGCTCATCGGCCTGGATGCGCGCCGCTGGGACCACCTGGAGAGCTGGTTCGACCGCCGGGGAGCCTGGGTGGTCCTGCTCGGCCGGCTGGTACCCGGCGTGCGGGTGCTGGTCAACCTGCCCGCCGGTTCGTTGGGCATGCCGACGGCGCGGTTCCTGGCGCTGACCGCGGTGGGTTCGGCTCTGTGGAACGCGGCCTGGATCGGCGCCGGAGCCACCCTCGGCAGGTACGGGGAGACCGTGTTGGCTGCCGTCGCCGACGCGCGCCCGGCGGTCCTGCTGGCCGCAGCGTTCGGGCTGGTCGCCGTGCTGGCCCGGCAGTCCCGGGTCCGCGCAGTGTTCGGGTGA
- a CDS encoding ferric reductase — MTTDLVPGAGTTRRPPSASPRRRTVVDRATALTVAGTGALAVATWPVALATLGPEVSGLGVVAHVSGMLAGFGVLVLLLLMARTPALELGVGADVLARWHGLLGRAVIVLVGVHGIAATAAWAEATDTGPLTAVATVLAMPWLPAATIGTLLMVVAGIASARAARRRIRHETWHALHLLMYVAVALSFGHMLAGPDLAGYPVLQVGWALAYTHVFALVLRYRVIAPIQQATRHRLRVAEVRPEGPDVVSIHVTGRHLHELAAESGQFFRWRFLTRDHWRNAHPFSLSAPPTSTSLRLTVKALGDGTHQLQQLPVGTRIAAEGPYGAVTAARRTHRNVLLIAGGVGITPMRALFESLPVAPGEDLLLLYRARDMAGVLFADELQAIAARRGVRLGYVLTGDPWLSDPRALLHAVPDLAHRDVYMCGSLSFTAAVRTCLRDAGLPPGQLHEERFA; from the coding sequence ATGACGACCGACCTGGTGCCGGGGGCGGGGACGACACGCCGGCCGCCGAGCGCATCGCCGCGCCGGCGGACGGTGGTCGACCGCGCCACCGCGCTGACCGTCGCGGGCACCGGCGCGCTCGCCGTCGCCACCTGGCCCGTCGCTCTGGCCACGCTCGGCCCCGAGGTGTCCGGGCTGGGCGTCGTCGCCCACGTCAGCGGGATGCTCGCCGGGTTCGGGGTCCTGGTCCTCCTGCTGCTGATGGCCCGCACCCCCGCCCTGGAACTGGGCGTCGGCGCCGACGTGCTGGCCCGATGGCACGGACTCCTCGGTCGCGCGGTCATCGTCCTGGTCGGCGTGCACGGCATCGCTGCCACAGCGGCCTGGGCTGAGGCCACGGACACCGGACCACTCACCGCTGTGGCCACGGTCCTGGCCATGCCGTGGCTCCCCGCCGCCACGATCGGCACCCTCCTGATGGTCGTCGCAGGGATCGCGTCGGCCCGGGCGGCGCGACGACGCATCCGGCACGAGACCTGGCACGCCCTACACCTGCTGATGTACGTGGCCGTCGCGCTGTCGTTCGGGCACATGCTCGCCGGCCCCGACCTGGCCGGCTACCCGGTGCTCCAGGTGGGCTGGGCATTGGCCTACACGCACGTGTTCGCCCTCGTGCTCCGCTACCGGGTCATCGCCCCGATCCAGCAGGCCACCCGGCACCGGCTGCGGGTGGCCGAGGTGCGGCCCGAAGGCCCCGACGTGGTCAGCATCCACGTCACCGGTCGGCACCTGCACGAGCTGGCGGCGGAATCCGGGCAGTTCTTCCGCTGGCGGTTCCTCACCCGCGACCACTGGCGCAACGCACACCCGTTCTCGTTGTCCGCACCACCCACGTCCACCTCCCTGCGGCTCACGGTCAAGGCGCTCGGCGACGGCACCCACCAACTGCAGCAGCTGCCGGTCGGCACCCGCATCGCGGCAGAGGGCCCCTACGGTGCTGTCACCGCCGCCCGCCGGACGCACCGCAACGTGCTGCTGATCGCCGGCGGTGTCGGCATCACCCCGATGCGGGCCCTGTTCGAGTCGCTGCCCGTCGCCCCGGGTGAGGACCTGCTGCTGCTGTATCGGGCCCGCGACATGGCCGGGGTGCTCTTCGCCGACGAGCTCCAGGCCATCGCCGCCCGCCGAGGGGTGCGGCTGGGCTACGTCCTCACCGGCGACCCGTGGCTCAGCGATCCCCGCGCGCTGCTGCACGCCGTGCCCGACCTCGCCCACCGTGACGTGTACATGTGCGGCTCGCTGAGCTTCACCGCTGCCGTCCGTACCTGCCTGCGGGACGCCGGACTGCCGCCCGGGCAGCTGCACGAGGAACGATTCGCCTGA
- a CDS encoding DUF3500 domain-containing protein — protein sequence MTVTACSSDSSTSTSTDSSSASGNPGGPGGGGPGGGGGGVGQTFTAVDLDSDGVSAGGANTAAVVPVVQAFLATLDADDADTVSYDFDDTQARTTWSNYPQTAVPREGIKLSDLSEDQQQAALAILTTALSTDGATQDEDIRTADDYLMSLGGQGADGFGSLVDYSIAVYGTPSTTAPFTVQFGGHHLARNLTYNGDAISQTPQFVGTEPTTFTVDGTAYEPLQAESTALFALFDGLTDDQRTGAEITSGTFDDLVMGPGVDNGQFPETEGLAVSELDESQQQLVIDALQAYVGDLSTEAATATMAQYTAELDQTTIGWSNNTGPTDENSYLRIDGPSVWIEFVNTRSQSTPDIHFHSVYRDKNNDYGSSNVSG from the coding sequence ATGACCGTCACCGCCTGCTCCAGTGACTCGTCGACCTCCACGAGCACCGACAGTTCCAGTGCATCCGGCAACCCCGGGGGGCCTGGTGGCGGCGGTCCCGGCGGGGGCGGCGGTGGGGTCGGCCAGACCTTCACCGCCGTCGACCTGGACTCCGACGGGGTCAGCGCCGGCGGCGCCAACACCGCTGCAGTCGTCCCCGTCGTGCAGGCGTTCCTGGCCACCCTGGACGCCGACGACGCCGACACCGTCAGCTACGACTTCGACGACACCCAGGCCCGCACCACCTGGTCCAACTACCCGCAGACCGCCGTTCCCCGGGAGGGGATCAAGCTCAGCGACCTGAGCGAGGACCAGCAGCAGGCAGCTCTGGCCATCCTGACGACCGCGCTGAGCACCGACGGCGCCACCCAGGACGAGGACATCCGGACCGCCGACGACTACCTGATGAGCCTGGGCGGACAGGGCGCCGACGGATTCGGGTCCCTGGTGGACTACTCCATCGCCGTCTACGGCACCCCGTCGACCACCGCGCCCTTCACCGTCCAGTTCGGCGGGCACCACCTGGCCCGCAACCTGACCTACAACGGCGACGCCATCAGCCAGACCCCGCAGTTCGTGGGCACCGAACCGACCACGTTCACCGTCGACGGCACGGCCTACGAGCCGCTGCAGGCCGAGTCGACCGCCCTGTTCGCCCTCTTCGACGGCCTCACCGACGACCAGCGCACCGGCGCCGAGATCACCTCGGGGACCTTCGACGACCTCGTCATGGGCCCCGGCGTCGACAACGGGCAGTTCCCCGAGACCGAGGGCCTCGCGGTCTCCGAGCTCGACGAGTCCCAGCAGCAGCTGGTCATCGACGCCCTGCAGGCCTACGTCGGAGACCTGAGCACCGAGGCGGCGACCGCGACCATGGCGCAGTACACCGCCGAGCTGGACCAGACGACCATCGGGTGGTCGAACAACACCGGCCCGACCGACGAGAACAGCTACCTGCGCATCGACGGTCCCAGCGTGTGGATCGAGTTCGTCAACACCCGCAGCCAGTCCACCCCCGACATCCACTTCCACTCCGTCTACCGCGACAAGAACAACGACTACGGCAGCTCGAACGTCAGCGGATGA
- a CDS encoding HupE/UreJ family protein, whose amino-acid sequence MTTTRSVPRAVVLAALVVLLALWGLGGAGSASAHPLSTTAVLLDVGDTTVTGQLQLPVDRLAIALEDPDLTPAAAVAPAELATLRDYVADHTAARGADGTAWSVDVTGGRIAAVDGVDHLVLDLTLTPPVGETAPTGLFTFSYDAIVEHLLSHQILVSARPAGATDYSTVGLINWQDHDLAVDGFAPADPAPAGVAAGFATAVHLGIEHISGGADHLLFLITLLLPAPLMAARGRWVRRPGLRRSSWRVLHVVTAFAVGHSITLALAALGYVHVDSRVVESLIAVSILASAVHAMKPLVPGGEAAIAAGFGLVHGLAFAAVIDDLGLDRGSLVVQLLGFNLGIELTQLIVVALVMPSLLLLSRTRLYPAVRLTGAAISAALALGWLAERTGLLSSNVLDGMGELPVARGLAIAGGLAALAVVAFTVRRWRVTDAPVATARRTGSTRTLVRTP is encoded by the coding sequence ATGACGACGACGCGATCAGTCCCCCGGGCCGTCGTCCTCGCCGCCCTGGTCGTGCTGCTCGCGCTGTGGGGGCTGGGCGGGGCCGGCTCGGCGTCCGCCCACCCTCTGAGCACGACGGCGGTCCTGCTCGACGTCGGTGACACGACCGTCACCGGCCAGCTCCAGCTGCCCGTGGACCGCCTGGCCATCGCGCTGGAGGACCCGGACCTGACCCCGGCCGCAGCCGTGGCGCCGGCCGAGCTGGCGACGCTGCGCGACTACGTCGCCGACCACACCGCCGCCAGGGGAGCCGACGGCACGGCCTGGTCGGTGGACGTCACCGGCGGCCGGATCGCGGCCGTCGACGGCGTGGACCACCTGGTCCTCGACCTCACCCTCACTCCCCCGGTGGGCGAGACCGCCCCGACCGGGCTCTTCACGTTCAGCTACGACGCCATCGTCGAGCACCTGCTGTCCCACCAGATCCTGGTCTCCGCCCGCCCCGCCGGTGCGACGGACTACAGCACGGTGGGCCTGATCAACTGGCAGGACCACGACCTGGCCGTCGACGGCTTCGCCCCGGCCGATCCGGCCCCGGCCGGTGTGGCGGCCGGCTTCGCCACCGCCGTCCACCTCGGGATCGAGCACATCTCCGGGGGTGCCGACCACCTGCTGTTCCTGATCACCCTGCTTCTCCCCGCGCCGCTGATGGCCGCGCGCGGCAGGTGGGTCCGGCGACCGGGACTCCGGCGCAGCAGCTGGCGCGTCCTGCACGTGGTGACCGCCTTCGCGGTGGGTCACTCGATCACCCTCGCCCTGGCCGCCCTCGGCTACGTGCACGTGGACAGCCGGGTCGTGGAGTCCCTGATCGCCGTCAGCATCCTGGCCTCCGCCGTGCACGCGATGAAGCCGCTGGTCCCCGGTGGGGAAGCAGCCATCGCGGCCGGGTTCGGCCTCGTGCACGGGCTGGCCTTCGCCGCGGTCATCGACGACCTGGGCCTGGACCGCGGGTCCCTCGTGGTCCAGCTGCTGGGCTTCAACCTGGGCATCGAGCTCACCCAGCTGATCGTCGTCGCCCTCGTGATGCCCTCGCTGCTGCTGCTCAGCCGGACCCGTCTCTACCCCGCCGTCCGGCTGACCGGCGCAGCCATCTCGGCGGCGCTGGCTCTGGGCTGGCTGGCCGAGCGCACCGGATTGCTCTCCTCAAACGTCCTTGACGGCATGGGCGAGCTGCCCGTCGCGCGGGGCCTCGCCATCGCCGGCGGGCTGGCCGCCCTGGCGGTCGTTGCCTTCACGGTGCGCCGGTGGCGGGTCACCGACGCCCCCGTGGCGACCGCCCGGCGGACCGGTTCGACGAGGACTCTCGTGCGCACCCCCTGA
- a CDS encoding alpha/beta fold hydrolase, translating to MPRGHAVPARDPPGPPADRRGLRPPGPGTDAVRPPLHRPRHRRVGLDHRGRRGPRAGVPRPHRRRPRGAEHGRKRCDNRDHCLLLRRHRHGVGHRRGRHHPGAARPGGPHHVRGGPRPREPYAGTPGRCCHHRPHRRRALHRWTGIVTGVVAAAASYRAGAGEPLVLIHGAETSWQVWRPVLDLLTPHHDVLAPTLPGHRGGPPLAGPAGVDLFVDSVERYLDEAGLDTAHIAGNSLGGIIALELVRRGRARSAVNFCGPAGGTRASFTAFHERTMAAARLGRIPGLSPALIALGARSPWLRGKMLSGGVVHGDRMTRTEFETLMADGAFADVGRHLVPWLLDGHELQRFDVGSVPTVIAWGDQDGAVPLEEFGRPTHELARGSQLVVLPGTAHMPVFDDPEAVVRTILATTASTSSD from the coding sequence ATGCCACGGGGTCACGCTGTTCCAGCACGAGATCCGCCAGGCCCTCCCGCAGATCGCCGCGGTCTTCGCCCGCCCGGGCCCGGCACCGACGCAGTTCGACCACCGCTCCATCGACCCCGTCATCGACGTGTGGGGCTGGACCATCGAGGCCGACGCGGACCGCGAGCTGGAGTTCCTCGACCTCACCGGCGCCGGCCGCGGGGGGCTGAGCATGGCCGGAAGCGGTGCGACAACCGTGACCACTGCCTCCTACTTCGCCGGCATCGCCACGGTGTCGGTCACCGTCGAGGGCGTCACCACCCAGGTGCAGCCCGACCCGGCGGGCCGCATCACGTTCGAGGTGGACCTCGGCCCCGCGAACCGTACGCAGGCACACCAGGTCGGTGCTGTCACCACCGTCCACACCGCCGACGTGCACTTCACCGCTGGACCGGCATCGTGACCGGAGTCGTCGCGGCTGCCGCCTCCTACCGGGCCGGCGCCGGAGAACCGCTCGTCCTCATCCACGGGGCGGAGACCAGCTGGCAGGTGTGGCGGCCGGTGCTGGACCTCCTGACCCCGCACCACGACGTCCTCGCGCCGACCCTCCCCGGCCACCGAGGCGGACCACCCTTGGCCGGCCCGGCTGGAGTCGACCTGTTCGTCGACTCCGTGGAGCGGTACCTCGACGAGGCGGGCCTGGACACGGCCCACATTGCCGGCAACTCCCTCGGCGGCATCATCGCCCTCGAGCTGGTGCGACGAGGGCGGGCGCGATCCGCGGTGAACTTCTGTGGACCCGCCGGCGGTACGCGGGCGTCGTTCACCGCATTCCATGAGCGGACCATGGCTGCGGCCCGGCTCGGGCGAATCCCTGGACTGTCGCCGGCGCTGATCGCTCTGGGCGCACGATCGCCGTGGCTTCGCGGCAAGATGCTCTCCGGCGGCGTGGTCCACGGTGACCGGATGACACGCACCGAGTTCGAGACCCTGATGGCCGACGGTGCGTTCGCCGACGTCGGTCGTCACCTCGTCCCATGGCTTCTCGACGGCCACGAGCTGCAGCGCTTCGACGTCGGCAGCGTGCCGACCGTCATCGCCTGGGGGGACCAAGACGGCGCGGTGCCATTGGAGGAGTTCGGTCGACCGACCCACGAGCTGGCCCGCGGATCACAGCTGGTCGTCCTGCCGGGAACTGCCCACATGCCGGTCTTCGACGACCCTGAGGCCGTTGTGCGCACGATCTTGGCAACGACGGCGTCAACGAGTTCCGACTGA
- a CDS encoding prolyl oligopeptidase family serine peptidase, with product MRAGIGALAAALLLASGLAVSGPAGTARAEADPTTASSPVRVLERTQLTPRTLRLTIATDAFTAPAPVEVTLPVGYDADPQRRWPVTYYLHGADHDETTFRDSYDGEALTTGFGSIVVSPRGDVGFWSDWFSQATGPHDYETFVIDQLVPLIDATFRTEADRAHRAVMGESMGGFGVMAYAARHPDLFAAAASLSGGVDSNLPASVAAITAMPALQGQPPGSIFGDRLTQEVRWRGSNPADLVGNLRGVDLQLFTGNGLYDPTHGETLAEASAGCVLEGVVIRPTSVSLHQLLLDRGIAHRWVDLPWGCHGVTLFQHEIRQALPQIAAVFARPGPAPTQFDHRSIDPVIDVWGWTIEADADRELEFLDLTGAGRGGLSMAGSGATTVTTASYFAGIATVSVTVEGVTTQVQPDPAGRITFEVDLGPANRTQAHQVGAVTTVHTADVHFTAGPAS from the coding sequence ATGAGAGCGGGGATCGGCGCCCTGGCCGCAGCCCTCTTGCTGGCCTCCGGCCTCGCCGTCTCGGGCCCCGCGGGCACCGCCCGGGCGGAGGCGGACCCGACGACCGCATCGTCGCCGGTGCGCGTCCTGGAACGCACCCAGCTGACCCCGCGGACCCTTCGGCTCACCATCGCGACCGATGCCTTCACCGCACCCGCCCCGGTCGAGGTGACCCTGCCCGTCGGCTACGACGCCGACCCGCAGCGCCGTTGGCCGGTCACCTACTACCTGCACGGGGCCGACCACGACGAGACGACGTTCCGCGACTCCTACGACGGCGAGGCCCTGACCACCGGGTTCGGCTCGATCGTGGTGTCCCCCCGCGGCGACGTGGGCTTCTGGAGCGACTGGTTCAGCCAGGCCACCGGTCCGCACGACTACGAGACCTTCGTCATCGACCAGCTCGTGCCCCTCATCGATGCCACGTTCCGCACCGAGGCCGACCGAGCCCACCGGGCCGTGATGGGGGAGTCCATGGGCGGCTTCGGTGTCATGGCCTATGCCGCCCGCCACCCCGACCTGTTCGCGGCCGCCGCGAGCCTGTCCGGCGGCGTCGACAGCAACCTGCCCGCATCCGTCGCCGCCATCACCGCCATGCCCGCGCTGCAGGGCCAGCCCCCGGGGTCGATCTTCGGCGACCGGCTCACCCAGGAGGTCCGCTGGCGCGGGAGCAACCCAGCCGACCTCGTCGGCAACCTGCGCGGTGTCGACCTCCAGCTGTTCACCGGCAACGGCCTCTACGACCCGACCCACGGCGAAACGCTGGCCGAGGCCTCCGCCGGGTGTGTCCTGGAGGGCGTGGTCATCCGACCCACGAGTGTCAGCCTGCACCAGTTGCTGCTCGACCGCGGCATCGCCCACCGGTGGGTCGACCTCCCCTGGGGATGCCACGGGGTCACGCTGTTCCAGCACGAGATCCGCCAGGCCCTCCCGCAGATCGCCGCGGTCTTCGCCCGCCCGGGCCCGGCACCGACGCAGTTCGACCACCGCTCCATCGACCCCGTCATCGACGTGTGGGGCTGGACCATCGAGGCCGACGCGGACCGCGAGCTGGAGTTCCTCGACCTCACCGGCGCCGGCCGCGGGGGGCTGAGCATGGCCGGAAGCGGTGCGACAACCGTGACCACTGCCTCCTACTTCGCCGGCATCGCCACGGTGTCGGTCACCGTCGAGGGCGTCACCACCCAGGTGCAGCCCGACCCGGCGGGCCGCATCACGTTCGAGGTGGACCTCGGCCCCGCGAACCGTACGCAGGCACACCAGGTCGGTGCTGTCACCACCGTCCACACCGCCGACGTGCACTTCACCGCTGGACCGGCATCGTGA